A window from Micromonospora terminaliae encodes these proteins:
- the murA gene encoding UDP-N-acetylglucosamine 1-carboxyvinyltransferase, with protein sequence MQIVHLTHLHGSTNALEVALTDDVLVVHGGTPLEGRIRVRGAKNLVSKAMVAALLGDTPSRLFDVPRIRDVEVVRGLLGLHGVKVSDGEEDGELVFDPSNVESASTDQINVHAGSSRIPILFCGPLLHRLGHAFIPDLGGCHIGPRPIDFHLQALREFGATVDKTPEGLHLSAPNGLHGTKFALPYPSVGATEQVLLTAVMAEGVTELRNAAVEPEIIDLICVLQKMGAIIKVHTDRVIEIQGVKRLSGYTHRPIPDRIEAASWAAAALATRGHVEVLGAQQADMMTFLNIFRSVGGEYEVTDLRPPRGGRPGQEGGIRFWHPGGELNAVALETDVHPGFMTDWQQPLVVALTQARGLSIVHETVYEQRLGYTEALNSMGANIQVYRDCLGGTPCRFGRRNFKHSAVIAGPSKLHAADLVIPDLRAGFSHLIAALAAEGTSRVYGVDLINRGYEDFEAKLADLGAHVERP encoded by the coding sequence ATGCAGATCGTGCACCTGACTCATCTACACGGCAGCACCAACGCGCTGGAGGTTGCGTTGACCGACGACGTCCTGGTCGTACACGGAGGCACTCCGCTCGAAGGGCGGATCCGCGTCCGCGGCGCGAAGAACCTCGTGTCCAAGGCGATGGTCGCCGCCCTGCTGGGCGACACCCCCAGCCGGCTGTTCGACGTGCCGCGGATCCGCGACGTGGAGGTCGTCCGCGGGCTGCTCGGCCTGCACGGCGTCAAGGTCAGCGACGGCGAGGAGGACGGCGAGCTGGTCTTCGACCCGTCCAACGTCGAGAGCGCCAGCACCGACCAGATCAACGTGCACGCCGGTTCCAGCCGCATCCCGATCCTGTTCTGCGGCCCGCTGCTGCACCGGCTCGGTCACGCCTTCATCCCCGACCTGGGCGGCTGCCACATCGGTCCGCGCCCCATCGACTTCCACCTCCAGGCGCTGCGCGAGTTCGGCGCGACCGTGGACAAGACCCCGGAGGGCCTGCACCTCTCGGCGCCGAACGGGCTCCACGGCACCAAGTTCGCCCTGCCGTACCCGAGCGTCGGCGCCACCGAGCAGGTGCTGCTCACCGCCGTGATGGCCGAGGGCGTCACGGAGCTGCGCAACGCGGCCGTCGAACCCGAGATCATCGACCTCATCTGCGTGCTGCAGAAGATGGGTGCGATCATCAAGGTCCACACCGACCGGGTGATCGAGATCCAGGGTGTGAAGCGGCTCAGCGGCTACACCCACCGGCCGATCCCGGACCGGATCGAGGCGGCGAGCTGGGCGGCGGCCGCGCTGGCCACCCGGGGTCACGTCGAGGTCCTCGGCGCCCAGCAGGCCGACATGATGACCTTCCTGAACATCTTCCGCTCGGTCGGCGGCGAGTACGAGGTGACCGACCTCCGCCCGCCGCGCGGCGGACGGCCGGGCCAGGAGGGCGGCATCCGGTTCTGGCACCCGGGCGGTGAGTTGAACGCGGTGGCGCTGGAGACCGACGTGCACCCGGGGTTCATGACCGACTGGCAGCAGCCGCTCGTGGTGGCGCTCACCCAGGCCCGCGGCCTGTCGATCGTCCACGAGACGGTCTACGAGCAGCGGCTCGGCTACACCGAGGCGCTGAACTCGATGGGCGCCAACATCCAGGTCTACCGGGACTGCCTGGGCGGCACGCCGTGCCGCTTCGGCCGGCGCAACTTCAAGCACTCCGCCGTGATCGCCGGCCCGAGCAAGCTGCACGCGGCCGACCTGGTGATCCCGGACCTGCGCGCCGGCTTCAGCCACCTCATCGCGGCGCTGGCCGCCGAGGGCACCTCCCGGGTCTACGGCGTCGACCTGATCAACCGGGGCTACGAGGACTTCGAGGCCAAGCTCGCCGACCTGG